The window CTTAAAAAAACGAATTAAAAATAAAGAGATTATTAAAGGGATTTCATTTGATGTATACGCGGGTGAGATCTTTGGTTTCTTAGGACCCAATGGATCGGGCAAAACAACGACGATTCGCATGCTCGTTGATTTAATACGCCCGACTGAAGGGTCTATTCAGATTTGTGGCCACGATGTTCACAAGGAACATAATCAAGCGATGCGGCATGTCGGTTGTATCGTCGAGAATCCCGAGCTATATTCCTACTTGACAGGTTGGGAAAATCTTGAGCATTTTGCAAGAATGCTGCCGAATGTCGATGAGAAACGGATCCAAGAGGTCGTTGAGATCGTCTCCATGGATCAACGTATTCATGATAAGGTACGGACTTACTCCCTTGGTATGCGTCAACGACTCGGTATTGCACAAGCACTGCTTGGACGGCCTAGTTTATTGATATTGGACGAGCCAACGAATGGACTTGATCCACAAGGGATTAAGGAAATGAGGGAGTTCATTCAGCGTTTGGCCGCGGGTGGACTTAGTTTGTTCGTATCCAGTCACTTGCTTAGCGAGATTCAACAAATGTGCCATCGTGTAGCCATCATTAGTCATGGTGAAGTCATACAAGTGGGAGCCGTTGATGATTTGGTCGCTCAAGGAGGCAAAGTCGTGTGGTCCGTGTCTCCGGCCTACAAGGCCGAGGGGCTTTTAGAGGCGTCGCCACTTGTGCTGGCTATTGAGGAAATTTCTCAAGAAAGTCCAATAGGCTTACCATTGACGGTGAAACAAATCGTTACACTTATGGATAAGGAAAACGTCCCGCAGGTAAGTCAGCATTTGATGGAAGCAGGAATAAGCCTCTTTGCTGTAGAAATCAAAAATCCAACACTGGAAGATTTGTTCTTGAGCCTAACCGAAGGTGAAAGAATTGAATAGGAGAAGGTGAAAGAATTGCTTATTTTATATGCCCTTGTTAAGAATGAATGTATTAAAATGATTAAGAAAAAACGCTTTTATGTTATCCTACTTATACTTCTTGCATTAATCCCTATGTTCACTTATGCTCAAATGCGAGTTGCCCAAAATGCACAAAAGCAGTTTGGTACGACGGACTGGAAGGCGGACCAACGGCAGAAAATTGCCGACTGGGAAAAGCGTTTAGGATCAGCTCGAACACCGGATGAGTGGAAACAACAGCTTAGAGTACAAATTCAAATTGCTAACTATTATCTTGAAAAGGATGTAGATCCGAGTACACCGAATGCGGTGACTTTTACACGTGAGTTTGTGAAAAATGCTGTAGGTTTATTCATTCCGCTCATTATTATGGTCATTTCCGCTGACATCGTATCATCTGAGCATTCTACGGGGACTATTAAATTATTGTTGACAAGACCGGTCCGGCGATGGAAAATCCTATTGAGTAAATTAATTACGGTTGTCTTCTTTACTTCGCTCACCGTATTGTCCACTGGTGTCTTAAGTTATTTGATTTCAGGTGTTGTTTTCGGGTATAACGGATGGACGATGCCTGTTTTTACAGGTATCCAGCTAACAGGCACGGAAGTGGATTTCAGTCTTGTACGTGCAGTTGATCAATGGTTCTTTCTTATCATGGAGTTTGGATTGGTTTGGTTCTCAGCATTAGTCGTAGCACTTATGTCACTAATGCTATCCGTTCTCATTCGTTCCACAGCTGCAGGTATGGGGGTCATGCTTGCCGTATTAATATCAGGAACCATACTTTCGAACATGGTGTCGTCTTGGGAAACTGCGAAATATTTGTTTATGGTCAATTTGGACCTAACCAAGTATTTAACGGGAGGCCTTCCACCAATAAAAGGGATGGACTTGACCTTCTCACTTAGCGTTTTAAGTGTGTGGGCGATCGCTTCGCTCATTGTTTCATTTACGGTATTTTCACGAAAAGATGTTTTGAATTAACGGTTAACTTAGATAAAGGAGGGCTTCAATGTCCGAGCAGCTAGAATTGGCGAAAGGAATAGCCCCAACATCGAATTATGAGGCTGATGATATACAAGTCCTGGAAGGTCTTGTAGCAGTTCGTAAAAGACCAGGGATGTATATTGGTAGTACAAGTGCATCGGGTCTACATCATCTGATCTGGGAGATCGTGGACAATGCGGTTGACGAGCATCTTGCCAAACATTGTTCCAAGATTAATGTGACGATACATAAGGATCAGTCGATTACGGTTCAGGATAATGGGAGGGGGATTCCAACCGGTATGCATAAGACCGGCGTACCAACTCCACAAGTTGTATTTACTATCCTACATGCCGGCGGCAAATTTGGTGGAACAGGCTATAAGAAGTCTGGCGGACTTCATGGTGTTGGCGCATCGGTAACAAATGCCCTATCCGAATGGCTGGAAGTAGAAATTTACCGAGATAGCAAGGTGCATAAAATGCGCTTTGAATATTGGGTTGACGATGCAGGAATCGAGCATGTTGGTGAACCCGTTACCGGGCTTGAAGTCGTAGGAAATACCAATCGAACAGGAACGAAAGTCACTTTCAAGCCTGACAAACGCGTATTTCAAGGCGGAACGACCATAAACTACGATACTTTAGCTGAACGTCTGCAAGAAATTGCTTTCCTCAATTCAGGACTTCTCGTAAACTTGAAAGACGAACGTTCGGATAAGTTAGATACTTTTCAATATGAGGGTGGCGCAAGTCAATTTGTTGAATTCCTGAATGAGGAGAAAACAGTTCTTCATCCTGTGATTCACTTTGCTTCAGAAAAGGATGAAATCGAAGTGGAAGTGGCCCTGCAATATAATGATGGCTACACGGAAACGATCGCTTCCTTCGTAAACTCAATCCCTACTCGCGGCGGCGGTACGCATGAGACTGGCTTTAAGACGGCTTATACACGCGTCATGAATGAATATGCCCGTAAAGGGGGCATTATCAAAGAAAAAGAAAAAAATCTTGATGGTACCGACCTTCGGGAAGGTATGATGGTTGTTATCAATATCAAGATGGGCGATGTTGAATTCGTTGGTCAAACGAAAGATCAGCTTGGAAGCGCTAATGCAAGAAGCGCAGTGGATGCGGTTGTTTCTGATAAAATGACTGTTTTCTTGGAGGAAAATCCGCAAATCGCGCAAATGATGCTGAAGAAGGCTGTACAAGCTTCCAAAGCACGGGAAGCTGCTCGTAAAGCGCGGGAAGAAATTCGCAGCGGTAAAAAAGGAAAGAGTGAGAGCTCAAACCTAAATGGTAAGCTAACCCCTGCTCAATCGAAGGATTTGCAGCGCAATGAGTTGTTCATTGTCGAAGGAGATTCCGCCGGCGGTTCAGCGAAGCAAGGACGTGATTCCAAGCATCAGGCGATTTTACCGCTCAAAGGAAAACCAATGAATCCCGAGAAATCCAAGCTTCTCGATATTATGAAAAATGATGAATACAAAGCGATCATCGCAGCCATTGGGGCTGGCGTGGGCTCTGAATTCGAATCCGAAGAGATGAATTACGGTAAAATTATTATTATGACAGATGCAGACACGGATGGTGCACACATTCAGGTCCTGCTTTTGACCTTCTTTTATCGCTATATGAAGCCATTGATCGATCAGGGTAAAGTGTTCATCGCACAACCACCGCTTTATAAAGTGACAAGAAAAGGTAAGAATGGTGGATACAAGTACGCCTGGACAGACGATCAGCTGCAGGTAGTTGTCAAAGAACTTGGTAAGAATACCGAGCTTCAGCGTTATAAAGGTCTTGGTGAGATGAATCCTGAGCAGTTATGGGAAACGACGATGAATCCAGAAAGCCGTACTTTGCTGCAGGTACAGATTGAAGATCCTGCTAAAGCGGAACGGCGAGTAACAACATTAATGGGCGATAAGGTAGATCCACGCAAGCGGTGGATTATCGAGAACGTCGATTTTACTGAATATGTAGAGTAGACCAAAAAGAGTGGTGAATGAACGTTGAACATATTAGAAGAGTTTTTACCTGCCTTTCTGGAGGAGATCGTTGGCGATCGTTTCGGGCGTTATTCTAAATATATTATTCAGGATCGCGCGATTCCAGATGTAAGAGATGGTTTGAAGCCAGTACAACGACGTGTCTTGTATGCAATGTACGACTCGGGCAATACTCCTGATAAGCCTTATCGCAAATCGGCCAAAACCGTCGGTGATGTCATGGGGAATTATCATCCGCACGGAGATGCCTCCATTTATGATGGTATGGTTCGTATGGCGCAGCCGTGGAAGATGGGCCACACACTCGTGGATGGCCATGGTAACTGGGGATCACTGGATGATGATCCGCCGGCAGCAATGCGTTACACAGAGGCTAGACTTTCTGAGATCGCGATGGAACTTCTACGTGATATTGAGAAACGTACAGTCATGTTCAAGGATAATTTTGATAATTCCACGAAGGAACCCGTTGTGCTCCCTGCGCGGTATCCGAACTTACTCGTGAATGGTGTCAGCGGGATTTCGGCTGGGTTCGCAACAGAAATTCCACCGCATAATTTACGTGAAATCATTGATGCCTGCACAGCCATGATTGACAAGCCTGATATCACAGTTGAAGAATTGATGACGATCGTCAAAGGGCCGGATTTTCCGACTTCCGGCATTATTATGGGTGAAGAAGGTATTCGCGAAGCTTATCGCACAGGGAAAGGCCGTATTTACATACGTTCCAAAACAGCGATAGAAGATATGCGCGGCGGCAGACAACAAATTGTAATCACGGAGATCCCTTATCAAGTTGTCAAATCTCGTCTGGTTACAGCCATGGAGAACATTCGGCTTGAGAAGAAAATCGAAGGAATTGCCGAAGTGCGCGATGAAAGCGGTCGTAATGGGTTGCGAATTGTCGTGGAGCTTAAGAAAGAAGCCGATGCCAAGGGTATTTTGGCTTACTTACTGAAGAAGACGGACTTGCAAGTAACCTACAATTTCAATATGGTTGCGATTGTGAATAAAGCGCCTCGTCAATTGGGTATTCGTGAAATTCTTGAAGCTTACATTGGGCATCAGAAGGAAGTTGTTACGTTCCGTTCCCAATATGAGCTTGAGAAAGCCGAAGACCGTGCACATGTATTAGAGGGACTTGTCAAAGCCCTTAACATACTGGACGAAGTTATCGCAACGATTAAAGCTTCTAAGAATCGGCAAGATGCGCAAAACAACCTTGTTGAGAAGTTTGGATTCTCAGAGCGTCAAGCAGATGCTATTCTTGTTTTGCAATTATACCGATTAACGAATTTGGAAATCACAACGCTTGATAAAGAGTTGAAAGATGTAGAGAAAACGATTGCTTATTTACGTGGAATTCTTGGCAGCTTGAAGAAGCTGTTAGGTGTAATTAAAGATGAAATGGGCGAAATCCGTAAGAAGTATGGTATCGACCGCCGTTCGGATATCCAAGGTGAAGTAGAGGAACTAAAGGTTAATCTTGAGGTGCTGGTGAACGCGGAAGACGTCTTTGTTACGTTGTCCAATGAAGGTTACTTGAAACGGACGAGCAAGCTTTCGTTCACACGATCAGGCGGAGAACTCGAGAATACAGGACTGAAGGATGGCGATTACTTGCGCTTCCTGCTCGACGTGAATACGATCGAAAGCTTGTTGATCTTCACGAAGAAGGGGCAATATTACTTACTGCCTGTCCATCAAGTGCCGGAGTATAAGTGGAAAGAGAATGGCACCGCGATTGTGAATGTCATTCCTATTGCCAAAGAAGATCGCATTGTAAACGTTATTCCGGTGAAGGGCTTTGAGGATCCAACTAAGTCGCTTGTGTTTGTCACACGCAAAGGACAAGTGAAGCGAACAGAGCTGAAAGAATATATGACGAACCGCTCAAACGGAATCGTTGCTTGTAAGCTCGGCGAGAATGACGAAGTCCTTCATGTACACCTAAGTGACAATACGAAAGAAATATTGCTTGTTACGAAGCAGGGCATGAGTATCCGTTTCCGTGAGGAGGAAGTGAACCCGATGGGCCGTGGGGCCGCGGGTGTGCGCGGCATCCAGCTCAAGGAAGACGATGAAGTCGTCTCGGCCGAGTGGATTTATGGGGATGAGGGAGAAGTGTTGGTCATCTCAGACCTCGGGTATGCGAAGCGTTCCCTAGTTGTGGACTATCCCATCCAAGGACGCGGCGGAAAGGGCATACTTACCTTCGAATTTAAAGAAGGCAAGCGTGTGAGACCTAATGGCTCAGCCTTAATACGCACATTTATTGTGAAAATGGATTATCTCATTACGGCTGTCATGAGTAATGGGGAGAAGCTGCGTTTCTCAACAGAGACAGCACCTCTGGAGGATCGTAAAGCACAAGGTAAACAACTTATACCTGTTTCCAAAACAGATGCGATCGTAGAGATTTTGAGATTCCCTCAATCATAGCTGATTGTAGGTGGATCCAGCTTCTCAATGAGCATAAAAGCTAACTCTAATAGGACCCACAGGGGCATCGGTTCGTCTAATCGATCCAGCCACTGTGGGTCTTTCATTATGCCAGCTTCCAGTGCCTTCTTACCAAGCTCTATTTTCCAAGCTTCCACCTTAAACCACTCCTTTGAGTTTTCTTAAGAAAACTAGCATCGTAAGATAGACTTATTGTGAGACTTACGAAGCCATAGTAATTGTTTTCGTTAGTAAAAACAGTGCATACCTGCATCACAGTATATGTAAGAAGTTGGCGAGGTGTTAAAAGAAGTCGAGAAGCTTGGGCAATTTCTTGTTAATCGGACAAAGTAATTGAGGGATCGACAGCAAGCCACAGCATGTCTCAAACGGTGCAGCTTTTGTCTGAAAATATTAATGGCATTAACCTTTAAACCGAAGAAAAGGCATGCTATACTTGCCTTAGGAGATGTTGGAAGCGAGTTGATGAGGATGTATTCCGATGAATTTGGGAAGCTATGGTTGAAATTGTCTAAGGAATTGAAAAACCAGATGGAGGTAGGATTAGCACCTACCATTACCGAAGGACAGCTTAATGTGTTAGAGCTGCTTATGACGAATGAACGGATGAAGCCTTCTGATTTAATCGAATATTTATCCACAACGCCTGCAGCTGTGACAACACTGTTAGATCGGATGGAGAAAAGTGAATTGATCGCAAGGGAGCGGGATGAGAAGGACCGCCGTATCGTTTGGGTCAACGTCACGGAAAAAGGAAAGGCGGAATGCGAAAGAGGTATGAGAATCCGGGAACAACTTTTGGATTCGTACCTGAGCCGCGTTTCCGCCCATAATCAGAAATTGCTTATTTATTTGCTTGGGAAGGTCGCCAATTAATAGCGACCCAAAGGGTTGAGGCGAATTTACAACTCAGGGAGTGTAAATTCGCTCCAGGGCCGCTGCATTGGCGGCAGCGACCGAAAGCGCAGCGTCTCTTTGAGCGTTGGATGCTCAAAGGCAAGAGCCGTGGCCCACAGCGCAAGCTGCTGGCCGGGTTTGTTGACCGCGCTGCCGTAGCGCTGGTCGCCGTAGAGCATGCAGCCGATGGCTGCTAGCTGCACGCGGATTTGATGCGGCCGCCCGGTATGCAGCTTGATCTGGATCAAGCTGAGCCCGTCTTGGCTGCCGAGCAGCTTATAGTCCAGCACAGCCTCCTTGGCGTCCTGCTGGCCTTCTCTGACCACGCTGACGGTATTCGTCAGCGTGTCCTTCCAAAGAAAGTGGCGCAGCGTAGCGGACGGCTGTGGCGGCTTGCCATGCACGACAGCGACGTACGTCTTGTCGAGCTGCCTCGTTCTTACCGCGTCAGATAGTCGGGACGCGGCTTTTGACGTTTTGGCGAATACCATCACGCCGCCAACGGGACGATCAAGCCGGTGTACAAGCCCGAGGTACACATTGCCGGGCTTGTTATGGCGGTGCTTCAGATCTGCCTTCAGCACATTAAGCAGATCAGGATCGCGTGAATCGTCTTCCTGCGTAGGCATATTGACGGGCTTCTCAACCACAAGAATGTGGTTGTCTTCGAACAGTATCGGAATTTGTGATGCTCCCGAGCCATCTCTAGATGCTGCCACCGTTACGCCTCCCAGCGTCCCAGAATGCCGCAAGGGAGCATCAAGCCGGAGTGGGTGATCGGCAGGCCGATTTCGCCACTGGAGATCGTGCCGCCATGCTTGGCTTTCATCGCCATGCTTAAGATGTTCTGGAGCACAGTGGCCGAGATACCCGTTGTATAAGAGTTGATCAACAGGAACAACGGATTGTCCGTCAGAATCGATTGGCAGGTTTCAATGAAAGGGAAGAGGTCATCTTCTAATTTCCAAGTCTCACCGTTGGGTCCGCGTCCGTAGGAAGGAGGATCCATGATAATCGCATCGTATTTGCTTCCGCGGCGCTGTTCTCTTTGTACGAATTTGAATACGTCATCCGTGATAAATCGAACAGGACGGCTGCCCAGGCCGCTCAGATGCAGATTTTCCTTAGCCCATTGAACGACACCTTTGGAGGCATCCACATGGCAAACTTCGGCACCTGCGTAAGCGCAAGCCAGTGAAGCTCCACCAGTATAAGCAAACAGGTTCAATACTTTGATTGGACGTCCAGCTCCTTGGATTTTGTCCATCATCCATTTCCAGTTGATTGCTTGCTCAGGGAATAAGCCCGTATGCTTGAAGCTGGTCGGCTTGATATAGAAGGACAATTTCTGGTCATAGTTAATCGTCCATCTCTCAGGAAGCTCAGCGTGCTGCTCCCATTGTCCGCCGCCACTGGAGCTGCGGTGATAGTGAGCATCAGCTTGACGCCATGACGGCGTTTCTTTTTGTAACGGCCAAATGATTTGTGGGTCTGGTCTTCTCAGGACGATCGTACCCCAACGCTCGAGCTTTTCGCCGCCGCCTGTATCGAGGAGCTCATAATCAACCCAATCTTTTGCATAAAACATGCTGCAATCCATCCTTCAACTTGTATACTTTAACAAACATCCATTGTACACCATTTATTTACCTAAATCGATCTTTTCAATCAAACCATCCAGTTCTTTTTCTGCAAATTGTTGAAATTGCTGTTGTTCAAGCGAAGCTTTCAGCTGTTCTTTCACAGAATCAAAGGATTTAACGGATCTGGCTTCTACTTTAATAACGTGATAACCGAAATCGGTCGCGATGGGATCACCGATCGTTCCGATCGTCTGCTCGATAGCTGCTTTCTTAAACTCAGGCACCCATAAACTTACATCGGCATCCGCATAAAGACCGCCTGCATCTTTGGAGCCTGGGTCATCTGAGAATTCTTTGGCTAGTTTGGCGAAATCTTCACCGTTCTTAAGCTTCTGCTGAACTTCTTTTGCTCGCTGGAGTGCTTCCTCTTTCGTACGAAGAGCTTTGTCCTCCGAGCTTGATGGGTCATTCAATCCAATCAAAATGTGACGCACGGAGGCAATGGTATAAGCATCTTTATCTACTTTGAGTGTTTCATCATATTTGGCTTTTAACTGGGCATCGGAAATACTGGACTTGATGTAATTTTGTGCACCGATGCTGCCTACCAGAAAGTACTGAAGATCCGTTACTGTCGTGTTCGCCTTTTTCAAATCGTCAAGGAACTTCACTTCGCCAAAT is drawn from Paenibacillus sp. V4I7 and contains these coding sequences:
- the gyrA gene encoding DNA gyrase subunit A translates to MNILEEFLPAFLEEIVGDRFGRYSKYIIQDRAIPDVRDGLKPVQRRVLYAMYDSGNTPDKPYRKSAKTVGDVMGNYHPHGDASIYDGMVRMAQPWKMGHTLVDGHGNWGSLDDDPPAAMRYTEARLSEIAMELLRDIEKRTVMFKDNFDNSTKEPVVLPARYPNLLVNGVSGISAGFATEIPPHNLREIIDACTAMIDKPDITVEELMTIVKGPDFPTSGIIMGEEGIREAYRTGKGRIYIRSKTAIEDMRGGRQQIVITEIPYQVVKSRLVTAMENIRLEKKIEGIAEVRDESGRNGLRIVVELKKEADAKGILAYLLKKTDLQVTYNFNMVAIVNKAPRQLGIREILEAYIGHQKEVVTFRSQYELEKAEDRAHVLEGLVKALNILDEVIATIKASKNRQDAQNNLVEKFGFSERQADAILVLQLYRLTNLEITTLDKELKDVEKTIAYLRGILGSLKKLLGVIKDEMGEIRKKYGIDRRSDIQGEVEELKVNLEVLVNAEDVFVTLSNEGYLKRTSKLSFTRSGGELENTGLKDGDYLRFLLDVNTIESLLIFTKKGQYYLLPVHQVPEYKWKENGTAIVNVIPIAKEDRIVNVIPVKGFEDPTKSLVFVTRKGQVKRTELKEYMTNRSNGIVACKLGENDEVLHVHLSDNTKEILLVTKQGMSIRFREEEVNPMGRGAAGVRGIQLKEDDEVVSAEWIYGDEGEVLVISDLGYAKRSLVVDYPIQGRGGKGILTFEFKEGKRVRPNGSALIRTFIVKMDYLITAVMSNGEKLRFSTETAPLEDRKAQGKQLIPVSKTDAIVEILRFPQS
- a CDS encoding ABC transporter ATP-binding protein, encoding MAVAAVPTTVLSVKNLKKRIKNKEIIKGISFDVYAGEIFGFLGPNGSGKTTTIRMLVDLIRPTEGSIQICGHDVHKEHNQAMRHVGCIVENPELYSYLTGWENLEHFARMLPNVDEKRIQEVVEIVSMDQRIHDKVRTYSLGMRQRLGIAQALLGRPSLLILDEPTNGLDPQGIKEMREFIQRLAAGGLSLFVSSHLLSEIQQMCHRVAIISHGEVIQVGAVDDLVAQGGKVVWSVSPAYKAEGLLEASPLVLAIEEISQESPIGLPLTVKQIVTLMDKENVPQVSQHLMEAGISLFAVEIKNPTLEDLFLSLTEGERIE
- a CDS encoding class I SAM-dependent methyltransferase; translated protein: MFYAKDWVDYELLDTGGGEKLERWGTIVLRRPDPQIIWPLQKETPSWRQADAHYHRSSSGGGQWEQHAELPERWTINYDQKLSFYIKPTSFKHTGLFPEQAINWKWMMDKIQGAGRPIKVLNLFAYTGGASLACAYAGAEVCHVDASKGVVQWAKENLHLSGLGSRPVRFITDDVFKFVQREQRRGSKYDAIIMDPPSYGRGPNGETWKLEDDLFPFIETCQSILTDNPLFLLINSYTTGISATVLQNILSMAMKAKHGGTISSGEIGLPITHSGLMLPCGILGRWEA
- a CDS encoding ABC transporter permease, whose amino-acid sequence is MLILYALVKNECIKMIKKKRFYVILLILLALIPMFTYAQMRVAQNAQKQFGTTDWKADQRQKIADWEKRLGSARTPDEWKQQLRVQIQIANYYLEKDVDPSTPNAVTFTREFVKNAVGLFIPLIIMVISADIVSSEHSTGTIKLLLTRPVRRWKILLSKLITVVFFTSLTVLSTGVLSYLISGVVFGYNGWTMPVFTGIQLTGTEVDFSLVRAVDQWFFLIMEFGLVWFSALVVALMSLMLSVLIRSTAAGMGVMLAVLISGTILSNMVSSWETAKYLFMVNLDLTKYLTGGLPPIKGMDLTFSLSVLSVWAIASLIVSFTVFSRKDVLN
- the parE gene encoding DNA topoisomerase IV subunit B codes for the protein MSEQLELAKGIAPTSNYEADDIQVLEGLVAVRKRPGMYIGSTSASGLHHLIWEIVDNAVDEHLAKHCSKINVTIHKDQSITVQDNGRGIPTGMHKTGVPTPQVVFTILHAGGKFGGTGYKKSGGLHGVGASVTNALSEWLEVEIYRDSKVHKMRFEYWVDDAGIEHVGEPVTGLEVVGNTNRTGTKVTFKPDKRVFQGGTTINYDTLAERLQEIAFLNSGLLVNLKDERSDKLDTFQYEGGASQFVEFLNEEKTVLHPVIHFASEKDEIEVEVALQYNDGYTETIASFVNSIPTRGGGTHETGFKTAYTRVMNEYARKGGIIKEKEKNLDGTDLREGMMVVINIKMGDVEFVGQTKDQLGSANARSAVDAVVSDKMTVFLEENPQIAQMMLKKAVQASKAREAARKAREEIRSGKKGKSESSNLNGKLTPAQSKDLQRNELFIVEGDSAGGSAKQGRDSKHQAILPLKGKPMNPEKSKLLDIMKNDEYKAIIAAIGAGVGSEFESEEMNYGKIIIMTDADTDGAHIQVLLLTFFYRYMKPLIDQGKVFIAQPPLYKVTRKGKNGGYKYAWTDDQLQVVVKELGKNTELQRYKGLGEMNPEQLWETTMNPESRTLLQVQIEDPAKAERRVTTLMGDKVDPRKRWIIENVDFTEYVE
- a CDS encoding RluA family pseudouridine synthase codes for the protein MAASRDGSGASQIPILFEDNHILVVEKPVNMPTQEDDSRDPDLLNVLKADLKHRHNKPGNVYLGLVHRLDRPVGGVMVFAKTSKAASRLSDAVRTRQLDKTYVAVVHGKPPQPSATLRHFLWKDTLTNTVSVVREGQQDAKEAVLDYKLLGSQDGLSLIQIKLHTGRPHQIRVQLAAIGCMLYGDQRYGSAVNKPGQQLALWATALAFEHPTLKETLRFRSLPPMQRPWSEFTLPEL
- a CDS encoding MarR family winged helix-turn-helix transcriptional regulator; translated protein: MYSDEFGKLWLKLSKELKNQMEVGLAPTITEGQLNVLELLMTNERMKPSDLIEYLSTTPAAVTTLLDRMEKSELIARERDEKDRRIVWVNVTEKGKAECERGMRIREQLLDSYLSRVSAHNQKLLIYLLGKVAN
- a CDS encoding peptidylprolyl isomerase, which gives rise to MKDKVKGLIVGLTIGSVLSGTVAFAANSQIEVAFRSLKYMFDGVEKTPAEAKGFIYEGSTYVPLRFVSEALGKKVEWDEENETIWIGNNPKQVVATYKGGTVTKGEFDTFFALQALFNGGHTESKDEPDYQEKVIKQLIQNRILFGRASEADQNAAKDDAVKQIAAWKSQFGEVKFLDDLKKANTTVTDLQYFLVGSIGAQNYIKSSISDAQLKAKYDETLKVDKDAYTIASVRHILIGLNDPSSSEDKALRTKEEALQRAKEVQQKLKNGEDFAKLAKEFSDDPGSKDAGGLYADADVSLWVPEFKKAAIEQTIGTIGDPIATDFGYHVIKVEARSVKSFDSVKEQLKASLEQQQFQQFAEKELDGLIEKIDLGK